The proteins below are encoded in one region of Myxocyprinus asiaticus isolate MX2 ecotype Aquarium Trade chromosome 13, UBuf_Myxa_2, whole genome shotgun sequence:
- the brd4 gene encoding bromodomain-containing protein 4 isoform X1: protein MDYKILSKSNDLLDFQTLDALLEKIAHCSVPLKREPSEQCNGISGALPTEPAPGSRLSEWCPAAPPPVPLPALHPASMGDGLDAVQMSGSSSSQGQPSSQAPSLLNPPPPETSDPSRPKRQTNQLQFLLKFVLKTLWKHQFAWPFHSPVDAVKLNLPDYYKIIKNPMDMGTIKKRLENSYYSNAQECIQDFNTMFTNCYIYNKPGDDIVLMAEALEKAFLTKISEMPQQEVEITTTSGKGRGRGRRDPDLNLKIGPGLDSSPTNPQTRGLSNLTPGPQNRGPTQGPPTLPSQPAMQVLPPRVPPSLPPHAPQLGTPFSLGPTDCTPQTPIMTAVPPPAQTALPPIHMQQSTAPILQNPIPMAPKRKSQKRKADTTTPTANDQLSESSPAESKSGKTLPRRDTTRPNKVPKKETPDSQHHWTAPTGTPSPKQQEQLRYCSGIVKDMFAKKHAAYAWPFYKPVDVDTLGLHDYHDIIKHPMDLSTIKDKLENRQYRDAQEFAADVRLMFSNCYKYNPPDHEVVAMARKLQDVFEMRFAKMPDESEEMLTPAPAPALHPAPVKTQPPSSSDSSSESSSESDSSTDGSEEERAQRLAELQEQLKAVHEQLAALSQPQASKPKKEKKEKEKKKDKHKKKAGVMPALEEILEPPPVLKAQGKPKNKDPMLKKSKKPSKKEGGKGNRSVAPPGNAPPTLQPVVGLDTEEDLGLAGGPAMTGMAAGEKCKPMSYEEKRQLSLDINKLPGDKLGRVVHIIQSREPSLKNSNPDEIEIDFETLKPSTLRELERYVSSCLRKKKKPAVPEKTMEAMNAAKTKGSSSESGSSSESSSSESEDSETAMASKPKKRGRGEGKKAHHQAMAPGIPQPQVPHQPQTVSLQPTIQLKQQQHPSPAAYMAPPVTALEPSQLLENPFDPLSHFGQPLMHLSHHANDSSSPAPPHLNTHPPGGTVSPDTHPFLNQHHIHPSPALHNAMPQQPSRPSNRAAPLPPKPLQQSTPQQQPQQTLPQQLQPQQPPPPQHHLPPHLPQPPQPIRHRSLSPPTLTPQGLLSSQPPQMLLEDDEEPVPSMNLPMYLQHLQPNRLQQQTQQTTSLIQSLQSRQQQPSLLQTVQVQSHLGPQSSLSTAQLPIQMQSQPSASHQPSPQLSQHQTRHMQHSQQQMNFSQGPVQTTQTQPSQHKMPTTKAQQIMQQQPPQHHSPRQHKSDPYNSAHLRDNPSPLMIHSPQIAQYGLVHQSPPQVKKEPQRGPSALGGIKEEKLPPSPVMRGEPFSPAMRQEPHKHTDSKPAMPGHSQHRADMKPLESSRPVIRSSEQSGPPPSMQDKDKFKQEPKTPVAPKKVQDVKLKNMGSWASLAQKSTSTPSSALKSSSDSFEQFRRAAREKEEREKALKAQAEQAEKDRLRREQEKLRGRDEEDSMETTRRPQEQPRRRPEPQQVQAPQQQHPAQSQAQNPAQPPSAPQPSQAPPQSPASSQSALDQQRELARRREQERRRREAMAATIDMNFQSDLMAIFEENLF, encoded by the exons AGAGCCCAGCGAGCAGTGCAATGGAATTAGCGGTGCTCTCCCTACGGAGCCCGCGCCCGGCTCGAGACTGAGCGAGTGGTGTCCTGCCGCACCCCCTCCCGTCCCTCTGCCCGCGCTCCACCCAGCCAGTATGGGGGACGGCTTGGACGCAGTGCAGATGTCGGGGAGCAGCAGCAGTCAGGGGCAGCCCTCGTCCCAGGCCCCTTCCCTTTTAAATCCTCCTCCCCCAGAAACTTCCGACCCTTCCCGCCCCAAGCGCCAGACCAACCAGCTGCAGTTCCTGCTAAAGTTTGTGCTTAAGACCCTTTGGAAGCATCAGTTCGCCTGGCCTTTCCATTCACCTGTTGATGCCGTTAAGCTCAATCTGCCT GACTATTATAAGATAATCAAAAATCCTATGGACATGGGAACAATCAAGAAACGCTTAGAGAACAGTTACTACTCAAATGCCCAAGAATGTATTCAAGATTTCAACACCATGTTTACCAACTGCTACATCTATAATAAG CCTGGGGATGACATAGTCTTAATGGCAGAAGCACTGGAGAAGGCGTTCCTCACCAAGATTTCTGAAATGCCCCAGCAGGAGGTTGAGATCACAACCACAAGCGGCAAGGGTCGTGGTCGGGGCAGGAGGGATCCAG ACCTGAACCTGAAGATAGGACCTGGCCTGGATTCTTCACCCACAAACCCTCAAACACGTGGCCTTTCCAATCTCACCCCTGGGCCACAGAATAGAGGACCCACACAGGGTCCGCCCACTTTACCTTCCCAACCTGCCATGCAAGTCTTGCCCCCTCGAGTGCCCCCTTCACTCCCTCCCCATGCACCGCAATTAGGGACACCTTTTTCTCTGGGCCCCACTGACTGCACCCCACAGACTCCCATCATGACTGCTGTGCCTCCCCCTGCCCAGACCGCCCTGCCGCCCATTCACATGCAGCAGAGCACTGCCCCCATTCTACAGAACCCCATCCCGATGGCTCCCAAA AGAAAGAGCCAGAAAAGGAAAGCAGACACCACAACACCTACTGCAAATGACCAGCTGAGCGAATCCTCGCCTGCTGAGTCAAAGTCGGGAAAGACACTGCCACGCCGGGATACTACACGACCAAACAAAGTACCCAAAAAGGAGACACCAGACTCCCAACACCATTGGACGGCTCCCACTGGGACTCCTAGCCCCAAGCAACAAGAGCAGTTACGCTATTGCTCAGGCATTGTAAAGGACATGTTTGCTAAGAAGCATGCGGCGTATGCCTGGCCCTTCTACAAGCCAGTTGATGTGGACACTCTAGGACTGCACGATTACCATGATATCATCAAACATCCCATGGATCTCAGCACCATTAAG GACAAGTTGGAAAACAGACAGTACAGAGATGCTCAGGAGTTTGCAGCAGATGTACGGTTAATGTTCTCCAACTGCTACAAGTACAACCCTCCAGATCATGAAGTGGTGGCTATGGCTCGCAAACTGCAG gacgTGTTTGAGATGCGTTTTGCTAAAATGCCCGATGAGTCAGAGGAAATGCTAACACCTGCTCCTGCACCAGCGCTCCACCCGGCTCCTGTAAAGACACAGCCGCCCTCATCCTCTGACAGCTCCAGCGAATCCTCATCTGAATCTGACTCCTCCACGGATGGCTCTGAAGAGGAGAGAGCCCAGAGGCTAGCAGAGCTTCAGGAGCAG CTGAAAGCAGTGCATGAGCAGCTGGCTGCCTTGTCCCAGCCTCAGGCCAGCAAACCaaagaaggaaaagaaagaaaaggagaaaaagaaagacaagcaCAAAAAGAAAGCAGGAGTTATGCCTGCACTGGAGGAGATCCTGGAGCCGCCCCCTGTTCTTAAGGCTCAGGGAAAGCCCAAGAACAAGGATCCTATGCTTAAGAAGTCCAAAAAACCCAG TAAGAAGGAGGGAGGTAAGGGCAACCGCTCCGTGGCTCCCCCAGGCAACGCCCCACCCACCCTGCAGCCTGTAGTAGGCCTGGATACTGAGGAGGATCTTGGTCTGGCCGGAGGGCCGGCAATGACAGGCATGGCAGCTGGGGAGAAGTGTAAGCCCATGTCCTATGAAGAGAAGAGACAGCTGAGTCTGGATATTAACAAACTGCCTGGTGACAAGCTGGGTCGTGTGGTCCACATCATCCAGTCCCGTGAGCCCTCGCTTAAGAACTCTAACCCGGATGAGATTGAGATCGATTTCGAGACATTGAAGCCCTCCACACTGCGGGAGCTGGAGAGATACGTGTCGTCCTGTCTCCGCAAAAAGAAAAAGCCTGCTG TTCCAGAGAAGACCATGGAGGCAATGAATGCTGCAAAGACAAAAGGCTCATCATCAGAATCGGGCAGCAGCAGTGAGTCCAGCTCTTCAGAAAGTGAAGACTCTGAAACAG CAATGGCTTCCAAGCCGAAGAAAAGGGGTAGAGGTGAAGGGAAGAAGGCTCATCACCAGGCGATGGCTCCAGGCATTCCTCAGCCGCAGGTTCCTCATCAGCCCCAGACCGTGTCACTGCAGCCCACCATTCAGCTGAAACAACAGCAGCATCCCTCTCCTGCCGCTTACATGGCTCCCCCTGTCACAGCGCTGGAGCCCTCACAGCTGCTGGAGAACCCCTTTGACCCTCTGTCCCACTTCGGCCAGCCCCTCATGCACCTTTCTCACCACGCCAATGACTCGTCCTCCCCTGCACCGCCTCACCTCAACACTCACCCTCCAGGAGGCACTGTGTCGCCTGACACACACCCATTCCTGAACCAGCACCACATTCACCCATCCCCAG CCCTGCACAACGCAATGCCCCAGCAACCTTCAAGGCCCAGTAACAGGGCAGCCCCGCTACCTCCTAAACCTCTGCAACAGAGCACGCCCCAGCAGCAGCCCCAGCAGACCCTGCCACAGCAGCTCCAGCCCCAGCAACCCCCGCCGCCCCagcaccacctccctccacacCTCCCCCAGCCTCCTCAGCCAATACGCCATCGGTCCCTCTCTCCCCCCACACTCACTCCCCAGGGCCTGCTCTCCTCCCAGCCCCCACAGATGCTGCTGGAGGATGACGAGGAGCCCGTTCCCTCCATGAACCTGCCCATGTACCTGCAGCACCTGCAGCCAAACCGCCTGCAGCAGCAAACCCAGCAGACGACTTCATTAATTCAGTCTCTACAGAGCAGGCAGCAGCAGCCATCTCTGCTGCAGACAGTGCAG GTTCAGTCTCATCTGGGCCCGCAGAGCTCCCTGTCCACTGCACAGCTCCCCATTCAAATGCAGTCTCAGCCGTCAGCATCACACCAGCCCTCCCCGCAGCTCTCACAGCATCAGACCAGACACATGCAGCACTCACAGCAGCAAATGAACTTCTCACAAGGTCCAGTGCAGACAACACAAACGCAGCCCAGCCAACACAAAATGCCCACCACGAAAGCACAGCAGATCATGCAGCAGCAGCCGCCACAGCATCATTCTCCACGTCAACACAAGTCTGACCCTTATAACTCGG CACATTTGCGAGATAACCCCTCCCCGCTTATGATCCATTCCCCTCAAATTGCTCAGTATGGTTTAGTCCACCAGTCCCCTCCTCAGGTCAAAAAG gaaCCACAACGAGGTCCTTCAGCTCTGGGTGGCATTAAAGAAGAGAAGTTGCCACCGTCACCTGTGATGCGTGGTGAGCCCTTCAGTCCAGCCATGAGACAAGAGCCTCATAAACACACTGACAGCAAACCCGCAATGCCAGGCCATAGCCAACACA GAGCAGATATGAAACCACTTGAAAGTTCCCGTCCTGTCATCCGCTCCTCTGAGCAGAGCGGTCCACCTCCATCCATGCAGGACAAAGATAAATTCAAACAGGAGCCCAAGACACCGGTGGCTCCTAAAAAGGTACAG GACGTGAAACTAAAGAACATGGGTTCCTGGGCAAGCCTGGCACAGAAATCCACCTCCACTCCCTCGTCTGCTCTGAAGTCATCCAGCGACAGCTTTGAGCAGTTCCGACGTGCGGCCCGGGAGAAGGAAGAGCGAGAGAAGGCCTTGAAGGCTCAGGCTGAGCAAGCTGAAAAAGATCGTCTGCGAAGAGAACAAGAGAAACTTCG GGGACGAGATGAAGAGGACTCCATGGAGACTACGAGAAGGCCTCAGGAGCAGCCACGCAGGCGGCCAGAGCCACAGCAGGTCCAGGCCCCTCAGCAGCAGCATCCAGCTCAGTCCCAAGCCCAAAACCCGGCCCAACCGCCCTCTGCACCGCAGCCTTCCCAAGCCCCGCCGCAGTCCCCCGCCTCTTCCCAGAGTGCACTTGACCAGCAGAGGGAGCTCGCACGTCGCCGGGAGcaggagaggaggaggagagaggcG ATGGCAGCTACTATTGACATGAATTTCCAAAGTGATTTGATGGCTATCTTTGAGGAGAACTTGTTCTGA
- the brd4 gene encoding bromodomain-containing protein 4 isoform X2 translates to MDYKILSKSNDLLDFQTLDALLEKIAHCSVPLKREPSEQCNGISGALPTEPAPGSRLSEWCPAAPPPVPLPALHPASMGDGLDAVQMSGSSSSQGQPSSQAPSLLNPPPPETSDPSRPKRQTNQLQFLLKFVLKTLWKHQFAWPFHSPVDAVKLNLPDYYKIIKNPMDMGTIKKRLENSYYSNAQECIQDFNTMFTNCYIYNKPGDDIVLMAEALEKAFLTKISEMPQQEVEITTTSGKGRGRGRRDPDLNLKIGPGLDSSPTNPQTRGLSNLTPGPQNRGPTQGPPTLPSQPAMQVLPPRVPPSLPPHAPQLGTPFSLGPTDCTPQTPIMTAVPPPAQTALPPIHMQQSTAPILQNPIPMAPKRKSQKRKADTTTPTANDQLSESSPAESKSGKTLPRRDTTRPNKVPKKETPDSQHHWTAPTGTPSPKQQEQLRYCSGIVKDMFAKKHAAYAWPFYKPVDVDTLGLHDYHDIIKHPMDLSTIKDKLENRQYRDAQEFAADVRLMFSNCYKYNPPDHEVVAMARKLQDVFEMRFAKMPDESEEMLTPAPAPALHPAPVKTQPPSSSDSSSESSSESDSSTDGSEEERAQRLAELQEQLKAVHEQLAALSQPQASKPKKEKKEKEKKKDKHKKKAGVMPALEEILEPPPVLKAQGKPKNKDPMLKKSKKPSKKEGGKGNRSVAPPGNAPPTLQPVVGLDTEEDLGLAGGPAMTGMAAGEKCKPMSYEEKRQLSLDINKLPGDKLGRVVHIIQSREPSLKNSNPDEIEIDFETLKPSTLRELERYVSSCLRKKKKPAVPEKTMEAMNAAKTKGSSSESGSSSESSSSESEDSETAMASKPKKRGRGEGKKAHHQAMAPGIPQPQVPHQPQTVSLQPTIQLKQQQHPSPAAYMAPPVTALEPSQLLENPFDPLSHFGQPLMHLSHHANDSSSPAPPHLNTHPPGGTVSPDTHPFLNQHHIHPSPALHNAMPQQPSRPSNRAAPLPPKPLQQSTPQQQPQQTLPQQLQPQQPPPPQHHLPPHLPQPPQPIRHRSLSPPTLTPQGLLSSQPPQMLLEDDEEPVPSMNLPMYLQHLQPNRLQQQTQQTTSLIQSLQSRQQQPSLLQTVQVQSHLGPQSSLSTAQLPIQMQSQPSASHQPSPQLSQHQTRHMQHSQQQMNFSQGPVQTTQTQPSQHKMPTTKAQQIMQQQPPQHHSPRQHKSDPYNSAHLRDNPSPLMIHSPQIAQYGLVHQSPPQVKKEPQRGPSALGGIKEEKLPPSPVMRGEPFSPAMRQEPHKHTDSKPAMPGHSQHRADMKPLESSRPVIRSSEQSGPPPSMQDKDKFKQEPKTPVAPKKDVKLKNMGSWASLAQKSTSTPSSALKSSSDSFEQFRRAAREKEEREKALKAQAEQAEKDRLRREQEKLRGRDEEDSMETTRRPQEQPRRRPEPQQVQAPQQQHPAQSQAQNPAQPPSAPQPSQAPPQSPASSQSALDQQRELARRREQERRRREAMAATIDMNFQSDLMAIFEENLF, encoded by the exons AGAGCCCAGCGAGCAGTGCAATGGAATTAGCGGTGCTCTCCCTACGGAGCCCGCGCCCGGCTCGAGACTGAGCGAGTGGTGTCCTGCCGCACCCCCTCCCGTCCCTCTGCCCGCGCTCCACCCAGCCAGTATGGGGGACGGCTTGGACGCAGTGCAGATGTCGGGGAGCAGCAGCAGTCAGGGGCAGCCCTCGTCCCAGGCCCCTTCCCTTTTAAATCCTCCTCCCCCAGAAACTTCCGACCCTTCCCGCCCCAAGCGCCAGACCAACCAGCTGCAGTTCCTGCTAAAGTTTGTGCTTAAGACCCTTTGGAAGCATCAGTTCGCCTGGCCTTTCCATTCACCTGTTGATGCCGTTAAGCTCAATCTGCCT GACTATTATAAGATAATCAAAAATCCTATGGACATGGGAACAATCAAGAAACGCTTAGAGAACAGTTACTACTCAAATGCCCAAGAATGTATTCAAGATTTCAACACCATGTTTACCAACTGCTACATCTATAATAAG CCTGGGGATGACATAGTCTTAATGGCAGAAGCACTGGAGAAGGCGTTCCTCACCAAGATTTCTGAAATGCCCCAGCAGGAGGTTGAGATCACAACCACAAGCGGCAAGGGTCGTGGTCGGGGCAGGAGGGATCCAG ACCTGAACCTGAAGATAGGACCTGGCCTGGATTCTTCACCCACAAACCCTCAAACACGTGGCCTTTCCAATCTCACCCCTGGGCCACAGAATAGAGGACCCACACAGGGTCCGCCCACTTTACCTTCCCAACCTGCCATGCAAGTCTTGCCCCCTCGAGTGCCCCCTTCACTCCCTCCCCATGCACCGCAATTAGGGACACCTTTTTCTCTGGGCCCCACTGACTGCACCCCACAGACTCCCATCATGACTGCTGTGCCTCCCCCTGCCCAGACCGCCCTGCCGCCCATTCACATGCAGCAGAGCACTGCCCCCATTCTACAGAACCCCATCCCGATGGCTCCCAAA AGAAAGAGCCAGAAAAGGAAAGCAGACACCACAACACCTACTGCAAATGACCAGCTGAGCGAATCCTCGCCTGCTGAGTCAAAGTCGGGAAAGACACTGCCACGCCGGGATACTACACGACCAAACAAAGTACCCAAAAAGGAGACACCAGACTCCCAACACCATTGGACGGCTCCCACTGGGACTCCTAGCCCCAAGCAACAAGAGCAGTTACGCTATTGCTCAGGCATTGTAAAGGACATGTTTGCTAAGAAGCATGCGGCGTATGCCTGGCCCTTCTACAAGCCAGTTGATGTGGACACTCTAGGACTGCACGATTACCATGATATCATCAAACATCCCATGGATCTCAGCACCATTAAG GACAAGTTGGAAAACAGACAGTACAGAGATGCTCAGGAGTTTGCAGCAGATGTACGGTTAATGTTCTCCAACTGCTACAAGTACAACCCTCCAGATCATGAAGTGGTGGCTATGGCTCGCAAACTGCAG gacgTGTTTGAGATGCGTTTTGCTAAAATGCCCGATGAGTCAGAGGAAATGCTAACACCTGCTCCTGCACCAGCGCTCCACCCGGCTCCTGTAAAGACACAGCCGCCCTCATCCTCTGACAGCTCCAGCGAATCCTCATCTGAATCTGACTCCTCCACGGATGGCTCTGAAGAGGAGAGAGCCCAGAGGCTAGCAGAGCTTCAGGAGCAG CTGAAAGCAGTGCATGAGCAGCTGGCTGCCTTGTCCCAGCCTCAGGCCAGCAAACCaaagaaggaaaagaaagaaaaggagaaaaagaaagacaagcaCAAAAAGAAAGCAGGAGTTATGCCTGCACTGGAGGAGATCCTGGAGCCGCCCCCTGTTCTTAAGGCTCAGGGAAAGCCCAAGAACAAGGATCCTATGCTTAAGAAGTCCAAAAAACCCAG TAAGAAGGAGGGAGGTAAGGGCAACCGCTCCGTGGCTCCCCCAGGCAACGCCCCACCCACCCTGCAGCCTGTAGTAGGCCTGGATACTGAGGAGGATCTTGGTCTGGCCGGAGGGCCGGCAATGACAGGCATGGCAGCTGGGGAGAAGTGTAAGCCCATGTCCTATGAAGAGAAGAGACAGCTGAGTCTGGATATTAACAAACTGCCTGGTGACAAGCTGGGTCGTGTGGTCCACATCATCCAGTCCCGTGAGCCCTCGCTTAAGAACTCTAACCCGGATGAGATTGAGATCGATTTCGAGACATTGAAGCCCTCCACACTGCGGGAGCTGGAGAGATACGTGTCGTCCTGTCTCCGCAAAAAGAAAAAGCCTGCTG TTCCAGAGAAGACCATGGAGGCAATGAATGCTGCAAAGACAAAAGGCTCATCATCAGAATCGGGCAGCAGCAGTGAGTCCAGCTCTTCAGAAAGTGAAGACTCTGAAACAG CAATGGCTTCCAAGCCGAAGAAAAGGGGTAGAGGTGAAGGGAAGAAGGCTCATCACCAGGCGATGGCTCCAGGCATTCCTCAGCCGCAGGTTCCTCATCAGCCCCAGACCGTGTCACTGCAGCCCACCATTCAGCTGAAACAACAGCAGCATCCCTCTCCTGCCGCTTACATGGCTCCCCCTGTCACAGCGCTGGAGCCCTCACAGCTGCTGGAGAACCCCTTTGACCCTCTGTCCCACTTCGGCCAGCCCCTCATGCACCTTTCTCACCACGCCAATGACTCGTCCTCCCCTGCACCGCCTCACCTCAACACTCACCCTCCAGGAGGCACTGTGTCGCCTGACACACACCCATTCCTGAACCAGCACCACATTCACCCATCCCCAG CCCTGCACAACGCAATGCCCCAGCAACCTTCAAGGCCCAGTAACAGGGCAGCCCCGCTACCTCCTAAACCTCTGCAACAGAGCACGCCCCAGCAGCAGCCCCAGCAGACCCTGCCACAGCAGCTCCAGCCCCAGCAACCCCCGCCGCCCCagcaccacctccctccacacCTCCCCCAGCCTCCTCAGCCAATACGCCATCGGTCCCTCTCTCCCCCCACACTCACTCCCCAGGGCCTGCTCTCCTCCCAGCCCCCACAGATGCTGCTGGAGGATGACGAGGAGCCCGTTCCCTCCATGAACCTGCCCATGTACCTGCAGCACCTGCAGCCAAACCGCCTGCAGCAGCAAACCCAGCAGACGACTTCATTAATTCAGTCTCTACAGAGCAGGCAGCAGCAGCCATCTCTGCTGCAGACAGTGCAG GTTCAGTCTCATCTGGGCCCGCAGAGCTCCCTGTCCACTGCACAGCTCCCCATTCAAATGCAGTCTCAGCCGTCAGCATCACACCAGCCCTCCCCGCAGCTCTCACAGCATCAGACCAGACACATGCAGCACTCACAGCAGCAAATGAACTTCTCACAAGGTCCAGTGCAGACAACACAAACGCAGCCCAGCCAACACAAAATGCCCACCACGAAAGCACAGCAGATCATGCAGCAGCAGCCGCCACAGCATCATTCTCCACGTCAACACAAGTCTGACCCTTATAACTCGG CACATTTGCGAGATAACCCCTCCCCGCTTATGATCCATTCCCCTCAAATTGCTCAGTATGGTTTAGTCCACCAGTCCCCTCCTCAGGTCAAAAAG gaaCCACAACGAGGTCCTTCAGCTCTGGGTGGCATTAAAGAAGAGAAGTTGCCACCGTCACCTGTGATGCGTGGTGAGCCCTTCAGTCCAGCCATGAGACAAGAGCCTCATAAACACACTGACAGCAAACCCGCAATGCCAGGCCATAGCCAACACA GAGCAGATATGAAACCACTTGAAAGTTCCCGTCCTGTCATCCGCTCCTCTGAGCAGAGCGGTCCACCTCCATCCATGCAGGACAAAGATAAATTCAAACAGGAGCCCAAGACACCGGTGGCTCCTAAAAAG GACGTGAAACTAAAGAACATGGGTTCCTGGGCAAGCCTGGCACAGAAATCCACCTCCACTCCCTCGTCTGCTCTGAAGTCATCCAGCGACAGCTTTGAGCAGTTCCGACGTGCGGCCCGGGAGAAGGAAGAGCGAGAGAAGGCCTTGAAGGCTCAGGCTGAGCAAGCTGAAAAAGATCGTCTGCGAAGAGAACAAGAGAAACTTCG GGGACGAGATGAAGAGGACTCCATGGAGACTACGAGAAGGCCTCAGGAGCAGCCACGCAGGCGGCCAGAGCCACAGCAGGTCCAGGCCCCTCAGCAGCAGCATCCAGCTCAGTCCCAAGCCCAAAACCCGGCCCAACCGCCCTCTGCACCGCAGCCTTCCCAAGCCCCGCCGCAGTCCCCCGCCTCTTCCCAGAGTGCACTTGACCAGCAGAGGGAGCTCGCACGTCGCCGGGAGcaggagaggaggaggagagaggcG ATGGCAGCTACTATTGACATGAATTTCCAAAGTGATTTGATGGCTATCTTTGAGGAGAACTTGTTCTGA